A section of the Desulfobulbaceae bacterium genome encodes:
- a CDS encoding ABC transporter substrate-binding protein, which produces MTLNKDITVLIVDDTTIMHRMISNILKAIGYQNIVTAIDGLDAIEKLKDLQVDLILSDWNMPNMDGLEFLKWVRKSDEYKDTPFIMATAQADKGQEALAKKEGANTHIAKPFDEENLKMKIEEAFGIKKEVVKGERIKKKSNGKVEMEIAHIQITDHLALGVLKHQIETGKVTPHYFDLKTTCMPGWNPVQDSLDKGTVDGAFVLAPIAMDLFGFGAKIKLVLLAHKNGSVFVHTTKTPYDDFGSNEAFFKNRSVDIPHKMSIHHMLAHKFLSRHGLKPGVPGPKEINVTFEVVPPIQMPAIMRDNEEVAGFIVAEPIGSSAIANGIALLTFKSAQIWPNHPCCIVAFQDEFIGKFPDAVHEFTSLLVGAGKFVEQNKQQAAEIALAFLDPQQKLGLQKQVLLNVLDDSFGIKMNDLYPVLEDLDAIQRYMHDQMGIGQLIDLEKFVDLQFADSLG; this is translated from the coding sequence ATGACCCTCAACAAAGATATTACCGTTCTTATCGTTGATGACACCACCATCATGCACCGCATGATAAGCAATATACTTAAGGCAATCGGTTATCAAAACATTGTTACCGCTATAGACGGCTTGGATGCCATTGAAAAGCTCAAAGACCTGCAGGTCGATTTGATACTCAGTGACTGGAACATGCCCAACATGGACGGCTTGGAGTTTCTGAAGTGGGTACGTAAATCTGATGAGTATAAAGATACGCCCTTCATTATGGCTACAGCACAGGCTGATAAGGGACAGGAGGCACTGGCAAAGAAAGAGGGTGCCAATACTCATATTGCCAAACCCTTTGATGAAGAGAACCTTAAGATGAAAATTGAAGAGGCTTTTGGGATAAAAAAGGAGGTTGTAAAAGGGGAGCGTATCAAAAAGAAGAGTAACGGTAAAGTGGAAATGGAAATTGCCCATATTCAGATTACCGACCATCTTGCCCTGGGTGTTTTAAAGCATCAGATCGAGACTGGCAAGGTCACGCCCCACTATTTTGACCTGAAAACAACCTGTATGCCGGGCTGGAATCCGGTGCAGGATTCTCTGGACAAAGGCACAGTGGACGGTGCTTTTGTCCTGGCCCCTATTGCCATGGATCTTTTCGGCTTTGGCGCCAAGATAAAACTTGTCCTCCTGGCCCATAAAAACGGCAGCGTTTTTGTGCACACCACCAAAACGCCTTATGATGATTTCGGTTCAAACGAGGCTTTTTTCAAAAACCGCAGTGTCGATATTCCCCATAAGATGTCGATTCATCACATGCTGGCCCATAAATTTCTGTCCAGACATGGCTTAAAACCAGGTGTGCCGGGACCGAAAGAGATAAATGTCACCTTTGAAGTTGTTCCCCCGATCCAAATGCCGGCCATTATGAGAGATAACGAGGAGGTTGCCGGTTTTATCGTAGCAGAGCCCATTGGTTCCAGCGCTATCGCCAATGGAATTGCCCTACTCACCTTTAAATCGGCCCAGATCTGGCCAAACCACCCCTGCTGTATTGTTGCCTTTCAGGATGAGTTTATCGGCAAATTCCCTGATGCGGTTCACGAATTTACTTCACTGCTTGTAGGGGCAGGTAAATTTGTTGAACAAAACAAACAACAGGCTGCTGAAATTGCGCTTGCCTTTCTTGATCCTCAGCAGAAGCTTGGTTTGCAGAAACAGGTACTTCTCAATGTTCTTGACGACTCTTTCGGCATCAAAATGAATGACCTCTATCCGGT
- a CDS encoding protein-glutamate O-methyltransferase CheR, producing the protein MKKITDEEVKVFSRYIYEISGIVLDKSKGYLLETRLRPLMRDTNAETFSDFFYQVKADPSDRLKHKIIDAISTNETFFFRDSTPFDLLRNKILPDLIDRRRQQYKSAPIPLRIWSAACSTGQEVYSIAITLKEVLHNLNAYNISILGSDISDKVIAQASYGKYSRFEMERGLPSQYLHKYFNQIGNEWRIKDEIRAMAQFNKMNLLHPFPAIGAFDIIFCRNVAIYFSQPDRQKLFNKISNVMEPDGILLLGGSESLSSMGFAFESNTYLRGIFYQKKGWEKRVPPSPVSVTPAGRPAIPPLKRAAPKPKPATVPTTPAPVKQPAPGPVPVVSPPPPPAKPATPLRETGVVPEAREKTTPGQAFPSPPPPAAAGKKAIRKPQSHDPAEPRQKQQPKKSLLSTLQRKKSAGTSQYTGGKTDFAAPETGKEAKSSLLDRIANRQNDKKNNEKGER; encoded by the coding sequence ATGAAAAAAATTACTGACGAGGAAGTAAAGGTCTTTTCGAGATATATTTATGAGATCTCCGGAATTGTGCTTGATAAAAGCAAGGGCTATCTTCTCGAGACCAGACTGCGTCCCCTGATGAGAGATACTAATGCCGAAACTTTCAGCGATTTTTTTTATCAAGTCAAGGCCGACCCTTCCGACAGATTGAAACATAAAATTATTGATGCCATTTCCACCAATGAAACATTTTTTTTTCGTGACAGCACCCCCTTTGACCTACTGCGTAATAAAATTCTACCTGACCTTATTGACCGGCGGAGACAACAATACAAATCTGCTCCCATTCCTCTGCGGATATGGAGTGCCGCCTGCTCAACAGGACAGGAAGTTTACAGTATTGCCATTACCTTAAAAGAGGTCCTTCACAACCTGAATGCCTACAATATTTCCATTCTTGGCTCTGACATCTCAGACAAAGTCATTGCCCAGGCAAGCTACGGCAAGTACAGCCGCTTTGAGATGGAACGGGGCCTGCCGAGCCAGTATCTGCACAAATATTTCAATCAAATTGGCAATGAGTGGCGCATCAAGGATGAGATCCGAGCCATGGCCCAGTTCAATAAAATGAACCTCTTGCACCCCTTTCCCGCTATCGGCGCCTTTGATATTATTTTTTGCCGCAACGTTGCCATCTATTTTTCCCAGCCCGACCGCCAAAAACTTTTCAATAAAATCAGCAATGTCATGGAGCCTGACGGCATTTTGCTTCTTGGCGGCTCTGAAAGTTTGAGCAGTATGGGCTTTGCGTTTGAGAGTAATACTTACCTGCGCGGCATATTTTATCAAAAAAAAGGTTGGGAGAAGAGAGTTCCTCCCTCCCCTGTTTCTGTAACTCCTGCAGGTCGCCCTGCTATTCCACCCCTAAAGAGAGCGGCCCCCAAACCAAAACCAGCCACTGTGCCGACCACCCCTGCCCCGGTTAAACAACCGGCGCCAGGGCCGGTGCCGGTTGTGTCGCCTCCGCCGCCACCCGCGAAGCCGGCAACACCCCTCCGTGAGACTGGGGTTGTTCCTGAAGCCCGGGAAAAAACGACACCAGGGCAGGCTTTTCCTTCGCCACCACCCCCGGCAGCCGCAGGGAAAAAGGCCATCAGGAAACCCCAGTCTCACGACCCTGCAGAGCCGAGGCAAAAACAACAACCAAAAAAATCGCTGCTCAGCACTTTACAGAGGAAAAAAAGTGCCGGCACATCACAATATACTGGTGGCAAAACAGATTTCGCAGCACCAGAGACAGGCAAGGAGGCCAAGAGCTCCTTGCTGGATAGGATTGCAAACAGGCAGAACGACAAAAAGAATAATGAAAAAGGTGAAAGGTAA
- a CDS encoding chemotaxis response regulator protein-glutamate methylesterase, whose translation MKIKVLVVDDTIFYRKIVTDILESFPDVEVVGTANNGEIALSRIRTLKPDLLTLDIEMPVMNGLQVLEEIQKQNFDSDCLILSSKTQHDSLITLQALELGAFDFIAKPDEASTEENQKKLTKHLRLALNAYGRSLELKRKLSKPGIAAKSAPRSQKIAQVTAAVKGVGTTRKRTEKSKAIAIGISTGGPKALAEMIPKLKGDIGVPIFLVQHMPEMFTASLANNLNSKSALTVKEAENGEQVRGNTVYVAPGGKQMKVASGAGLAKIIRITDDPPENNCRPSVDYLFRSIAREYGAESTCVIMTGMGSDGRLGLTVAKASGTFAIAQDEETCVVYGMPKAVNDAKLADVIAPLGRIAHEIMKTV comes from the coding sequence ATGAAAATAAAAGTACTGGTTGTTGATGATACGATCTTTTATCGTAAAATTGTCACTGATATTCTTGAATCCTTCCCTGATGTTGAGGTGGTGGGTACAGCCAATAATGGTGAGATTGCCCTCTCGCGGATCCGGACCCTGAAGCCCGACCTCTTGACCCTTGATATTGAAATGCCGGTGATGAATGGTTTGCAGGTGTTGGAGGAAATTCAAAAACAGAATTTTGATTCTGACTGCCTGATTTTAAGCTCTAAAACCCAGCATGATAGCCTCATTACCCTGCAAGCCCTTGAACTGGGTGCATTTGACTTTATCGCCAAGCCGGATGAAGCGTCGACAGAGGAAAATCAGAAGAAGCTTACTAAACATCTACGTCTTGCATTAAACGCCTATGGCCGCAGTCTTGAGTTGAAGAGGAAATTGTCCAAACCGGGCATAGCAGCCAAAAGTGCTCCCCGCAGCCAAAAAATTGCCCAGGTAACTGCCGCGGTTAAGGGTGTCGGCACAACAAGAAAACGAACCGAAAAATCCAAGGCCATTGCCATTGGCATCTCTACCGGAGGCCCAAAGGCCTTGGCTGAAATGATCCCGAAACTAAAGGGGGATATCGGAGTGCCGATTTTTCTGGTGCAGCACATGCCGGAAATGTTTACCGCCTCGCTAGCCAATAATCTGAACAGCAAGAGCGCCTTGACTGTTAAAGAGGCGGAAAACGGTGAACAGGTCAGAGGCAACACCGTTTATGTTGCCCCCGGAGGCAAACAGATGAAAGTGGCGTCTGGCGCCGGGCTGGCTAAAATAATCCGGATCACCGATGATCCCCCGGAAAATAACTGCCGGCCCTCTGTCGACTATCTGTTTCGCTCCATTGCCCGGGAATATGGGGCAGAATCAACCTGTGTGATTATGACGGGTATGGGATCTGACGGCAGACTGGGGTTAACGGTGGCCAAGGCCAGCGGTACATTTGCCATCGCCCAGGATGAAGAGACCTGTGTTGTTTACGGCATGCCAAAGGCTGTTAATGATGCTAAACTGGCCGATGTGATAGCGCCGCTGGGAAGAATTGCCCATGAAATAATGAAAACCGTTTAA
- a CDS encoding purine-binding chemotaxis protein CheW yields the protein METDNRQISKDGEAIQLSCFYLKDTLCGLNINIVQEINQDLQITKVPLAPDYVVGIMNLRGQIVTVIDQSRKIGFEPSTITDESRVIIVTSQGEHIGLLVDSVSEVLTAPKKEIADPPSNIKGVQGRFFKGVVHTAKNEILALLDVDVVLADEQEKGER from the coding sequence GTGGAAACCGATAATCGGCAAATCAGTAAGGATGGCGAAGCCATCCAGCTTTCCTGTTTTTATCTTAAAGATACACTATGCGGCCTGAATATTAATATTGTGCAGGAAATTAATCAGGACCTACAGATAACCAAGGTGCCATTGGCCCCGGATTATGTTGTCGGCATTATGAATCTCAGGGGACAGATCGTCACGGTCATTGACCAAAGCAGGAAGATCGGCTTTGAACCATCGACCATTACCGATGAGAGTCGGGTCATCATTGTCACCTCACAGGGTGAGCATATTGGTCTGTTGGTGGACAGTGTGAGCGAGGTGCTGACCGCCCCAAAAAAAGAGATAGCAGATCCACCTTCGAACATAAAGGGGGTGCAGGGCAGGTTTTTTAAGGGAGTGGTACACACGGCCAAGAATGAAATTCTGGCCCTTCTTGATGTCGACGTGGTCTTGGCAGATGAACAGGAAAAAGGGGAAAGGTAA
- a CDS encoding HAMP domain-containing protein, which produces MKMKLAVKIGLGFGSLIVIACVLGGIAVTKMGGVSTLSNRLAAEYVPEIEVAYDLDRYARQTMYAMRGYTFTGDPSFLASAHKEIEELDKALVTAEELAAKSQHLVKLKEQLTLISSDVADYEKLVDETAKTDEAMDAAKDKLSASARAYMESANAFLAGQNEKMKEEADAGVSSEKIKERLQKITWINDVIDLGNSVQLANWKAQAERNVEGVVDALKYFEAIDGKLSELATITRLPDDIARLKTIREGEHGYKLAMENLIENWKRMDELGKLRNNLGNEVKDATKITIESGLAGTNKISNETMTALGTASSIMIWGLVIALILGVVIAFFITRSITTPISKAVAMLKAMSEGNISGRLKMANNDEIGEMAAAMDTMAESLTKMMKDIDTGVGTLSSSSTEMASVAAQMSTGAETTVTKSNTVASAAEEMNSNMASVAAAMEQASTNVSTVASGAEQMSSSIAEIAQNAAKAKENANNAVERTNQASAQVNILGEAAEEIGVVSETIKAISDKTNLLALNATIEAARAGEAGKGFAVVANEIKELAKQTADATGDIGKKLQLIQKSTGSTVTEIEEVGKAINMVDEVVSAIAAAVEQQNAATKEISENVGQASLGLQEINENVNQSSAAAGQVAKEITEVNEAANEMSNSSAQVQQSAADLSKLAEQLKEMVGQFKL; this is translated from the coding sequence ATGAAAATGAAACTTGCTGTAAAAATCGGATTAGGTTTTGGGAGCTTGATAGTCATTGCCTGTGTGCTTGGCGGTATTGCCGTGACCAAAATGGGCGGGGTATCTACTCTTTCCAATAGGCTTGCCGCCGAATACGTACCGGAGATAGAGGTTGCCTATGATCTTGATCGCTATGCGCGGCAGACGATGTACGCCATGCGGGGGTACACTTTTACCGGAGACCCAAGTTTTCTGGCCAGTGCGCACAAGGAAATAGAGGAACTTGATAAAGCATTAGTGACGGCGGAAGAACTGGCGGCCAAATCGCAGCACCTGGTCAAATTGAAGGAGCAGCTTACTCTGATATCGTCGGATGTGGCAGACTACGAGAAGTTGGTTGATGAAACGGCTAAAACAGATGAGGCCATGGATGCAGCTAAGGATAAACTTAGCGCTAGTGCCAGGGCCTATATGGAGAGCGCCAACGCCTTTCTGGCCGGACAGAACGAAAAAATGAAAGAAGAGGCTGATGCAGGGGTTTCATCTGAAAAGATAAAAGAGCGCCTGCAGAAGATCACCTGGATCAATGATGTTATTGATTTGGGCAATAGTGTGCAGCTGGCCAACTGGAAGGCCCAGGCCGAGCGTAATGTCGAGGGTGTAGTGGACGCCCTTAAATATTTTGAAGCTATTGACGGCAAGTTAAGTGAACTCGCCACCATCACCCGTCTACCCGATGATATTGCGCGGCTAAAAACTATCAGGGAAGGAGAGCACGGCTATAAACTGGCCATGGAGAATCTTATTGAAAATTGGAAACGGATGGACGAGTTGGGTAAACTGCGTAATAACCTTGGTAACGAAGTCAAAGATGCGACCAAGATTACCATTGAATCTGGTTTGGCAGGCACTAACAAAATTTCGAACGAGACAATGACCGCTTTGGGCACTGCTTCTAGCATAATGATCTGGGGGCTGGTAATCGCTCTTATTCTCGGGGTAGTCATTGCCTTTTTTATCACCCGTTCCATCACCACGCCGATCAGCAAAGCAGTTGCCATGTTAAAAGCGATGAGCGAGGGAAATATCAGCGGACGTTTGAAAATGGCCAACAATGATGAGATTGGTGAAATGGCGGCTGCCATGGATACAATGGCCGAAAGTCTCACCAAGATGATGAAGGACATCGATACTGGTGTTGGAACCCTGAGTTCCTCATCCACCGAAATGGCCAGCGTTGCCGCACAGATGTCCACAGGGGCCGAGACCACTGTGACGAAATCAAATACCGTGGCCTCTGCTGCCGAAGAGATGAATTCCAACATGGCTTCGGTTGCTGCCGCCATGGAACAGGCCTCCACCAATGTCAGCACCGTTGCTTCCGGTGCAGAACAGATGAGTTCCAGTATTGCCGAGATCGCTCAGAATGCCGCCAAGGCCAAGGAAAACGCTAATAATGCCGTGGAGCGTACCAATCAGGCCTCAGCACAGGTAAATATACTTGGTGAAGCGGCCGAGGAGATCGGCGTGGTTTCAGAAACTATTAAGGCCATCTCCGACAAGACCAATCTTTTGGCCTTGAATGCCACCATTGAGGCCGCCAGGGCCGGGGAGGCAGGCAAAGGTTTTGCCGTGGTCGCCAACGAGATTAAAGAGCTTGCCAAACAGACCGCTGACGCCACCGGCGATATTGGCAAAAAACTACAGTTGATCCAGAAATCCACCGGCTCAACAGTGACTGAGATTGAAGAGGTTGGCAAGGCAATCAATATGGTTGATGAGGTTGTTTCCGCCATCGCGGCAGCTGTAGAGCAGCAGAATGCCGCCACTAAAGAAATCTCAGAAAATGTAGGCCAGGCCTCCCTGGGACTGCAGGAGATCAATGAAAATGTCAACCAGAGCTCTGCCGCGGCAGGTCAGGTTGCCAAAGAAATTACCGAGGTCAATGAAGCTGCCAACGAAATGAGCAACTCCAGTGCCCAGGTGCAGCAAAGTGCAGCTGATTTGAGCAAACTGGCCGAACAATTGAAGGAAATGGTGGGGCAGTTTAAGCTGTAA
- a CDS encoding chemotaxis protein CheW, translated as MAGIIEDETLQMYVQESKEHLEDIETDLLEVERQGENVDEDLINKVFRAAHSIKGGAGFLNLTNTKELAHKIENVLDMIRNRQMVPTSSIINTILVAFDRLGELLNNVLESNEMEITEHVVALTGLTTSSLPEEEKESVDTLIEISHKKVPVTFSLTEFDLKFGRQGGKIIYIFDFDLIKDVERQGKTPLDLLKLLEDGGVILDLVVSIAVVGDLNDDEISTRLPMYVLFSTIIEEDLVGSVFGLEDQCIHIVPDGPDVSKPIEEPVDSTEDARPQEADAVRVIEQEKPVEEVPAPAPAQPAIPTKKSSAKATVAKKNSEKPAIAQPDTLRVGVAVLDQLMNRAGELVLARNQLIQAISTGDKQIVAAAGQRIDLVTSELQETIMQTRMQPVGNIFNKFPRIVRDMAKDLGKEMELELEGQGVELDKTIIECLGDPLTHLVRNSADHGIEKPDIRKKKGKNPTGKILLRAFHESGQVIIEIHDDGRGIDPEAIAEKAIAKGLISAEDVETMTAKEKINLIMLPGLSTADQVSDVSGRGVGMDVVKTNLDQLGGQVEILSEVGKGSIVRIKLPLTLAIIACLLVSSSDERYAIPQVNVGELIHVPAAEVREKIEKVGDAEVLILRGELIPLLQLSNVLQLQKTFYNPRTGAYEVDKRQRLADERIFESSEQAVNSKVNAAAAEVAAVAEVAEVATNDERRASYTSDVKIMVVQAGIHKYGLVVDKLHDTVEIVVKPLGRHLSKFEIYAGATIMGDGHVALILDISGLARAAQLRTMAETDRAKQLAAAEIQAKAGATRQTLLMFYNGPDEYCAVPLHLVLRVEQIKSSDIEIKGGKKVMQYRGGSLSIYALEEVASVEALEDREDLIVIIFIVAGHQVGLLAVPPIDVVELDLQIDEETLRQPGISGSAIIHDQTTLMIDIFGFMAALNPQWFLEQAEELRETTKRGKELGASANTVLLVEDSRFFLEQVKHFIEEEGYTVLEAMDGFEALQVLEDNLDQICLVVTDIEMPNMDGFELTSRIKNEERFKHLPIIALTSLAGEEDVAKGREVGVDDYQVKLDKENLSKSIRKMLKQG; from the coding sequence ATGGCCGGAATAATCGAAGATGAAACCTTGCAGATGTACGTTCAGGAGTCCAAAGAACATCTGGAAGACATCGAAACCGACCTTCTTGAAGTTGAGCGGCAGGGAGAAAATGTTGATGAGGATCTGATCAACAAAGTTTTCCGGGCTGCTCATTCTATTAAGGGAGGAGCTGGTTTTCTCAACTTGACCAATACCAAGGAACTGGCCCACAAAATAGAGAACGTTCTTGATATGATTCGTAACAGGCAAATGGTTCCTACATCCAGCATCATCAATACAATCCTGGTGGCCTTTGATCGTCTTGGTGAACTTCTGAACAATGTGCTTGAAAGTAATGAGATGGAAATTACTGAACATGTTGTGGCCTTGACCGGTCTGACAACCAGCTCATTGCCGGAAGAGGAAAAAGAGAGTGTCGATACTCTGATAGAAATAAGCCATAAAAAGGTCCCGGTTACTTTTTCACTGACTGAGTTTGACCTCAAATTTGGTCGGCAGGGCGGCAAGATTATCTACATCTTTGACTTTGATCTGATTAAGGATGTGGAGCGACAGGGCAAAACCCCCCTTGATCTTCTCAAACTGCTCGAAGATGGAGGTGTTATCCTTGATCTTGTAGTCTCAATTGCCGTGGTAGGTGATCTGAATGATGATGAAATTTCCACCCGGCTGCCGATGTATGTTCTTTTCAGCACTATTATTGAAGAAGATCTGGTTGGCAGTGTTTTTGGACTTGAGGATCAGTGTATCCATATCGTTCCGGATGGCCCGGATGTGTCAAAACCTATTGAGGAACCTGTAGACTCTACTGAAGATGCAAGGCCTCAGGAAGCTGACGCTGTCCGGGTAATTGAACAAGAGAAACCAGTCGAAGAGGTTCCTGCGCCGGCTCCTGCTCAGCCAGCGATTCCGACTAAGAAATCATCAGCTAAGGCAACTGTGGCCAAGAAAAATTCAGAAAAACCGGCAATTGCTCAACCTGACACCCTGCGAGTCGGTGTCGCCGTTCTCGACCAGTTGATGAACCGGGCTGGGGAACTGGTATTGGCCCGCAATCAGCTCATCCAGGCTATTTCCACCGGCGACAAACAGATAGTTGCCGCAGCCGGTCAGCGTATCGACCTGGTCACCTCCGAGTTGCAGGAGACCATTATGCAGACCAGGATGCAGCCGGTGGGCAATATCTTTAACAAGTTTCCCCGTATTGTCCGGGACATGGCTAAGGACCTCGGCAAAGAGATGGAGCTGGAGTTAGAAGGCCAGGGGGTTGAACTTGATAAAACAATTATCGAATGCCTTGGCGATCCTCTGACCCACCTGGTGAGGAATTCCGCCGACCACGGCATCGAAAAGCCAGATATTCGCAAGAAGAAGGGAAAGAATCCCACGGGAAAAATTCTGCTGCGGGCCTTCCATGAGTCGGGCCAGGTGATCATCGAAATTCATGATGACGGCAGGGGAATCGATCCGGAGGCAATTGCTGAAAAGGCAATCGCGAAGGGGTTGATTAGCGCCGAAGATGTCGAGACCATGACCGCCAAGGAAAAGATCAACTTGATTATGCTGCCAGGACTTTCCACGGCGGATCAGGTGAGCGATGTTTCCGGCCGGGGTGTTGGCATGGATGTGGTGAAAACCAACCTTGATCAGCTAGGCGGTCAGGTCGAGATTCTTTCTGAAGTTGGCAAAGGATCGATTGTGCGGATCAAGCTGCCGCTTACCCTGGCCATTATCGCCTGCCTGCTGGTTTCCAGCAGTGATGAGCGTTATGCCATTCCCCAGGTGAATGTGGGTGAACTTATTCACGTGCCTGCTGCTGAAGTGCGTGAAAAGATCGAAAAGGTTGGTGACGCCGAAGTGCTCATTCTGCGCGGTGAGCTGATTCCTCTGCTCCAGCTCAGCAATGTCCTGCAGCTGCAGAAGACATTTTATAATCCGCGCACCGGTGCGTACGAGGTGGACAAGCGGCAAAGGCTTGCCGATGAACGGATCTTTGAGAGCAGCGAGCAGGCGGTAAACAGCAAAGTAAACGCGGCAGCAGCAGAGGTTGCGGCAGTAGCAGAAGTAGCAGAAGTAGCGACGAACGATGAACGGCGGGCAAGTTATACCAGTGACGTCAAGATAATGGTGGTGCAAGCCGGTATTCATAAATACGGGCTGGTGGTTGATAAGCTCCATGATACCGTGGAAATTGTGGTCAAGCCCTTAGGAAGGCATCTGAGTAAGTTTGAAATATACGCCGGCGCCACCATCATGGGTGATGGCCATGTGGCTCTGATTCTGGATATCTCCGGACTGGCCAGGGCGGCGCAACTGCGCACCATGGCAGAGACAGATCGGGCCAAACAACTTGCGGCAGCTGAAATCCAGGCCAAGGCCGGTGCTACCCGTCAGACCCTTTTGATGTTTTACAACGGTCCGGACGAATACTGTGCCGTCCCACTGCATCTGGTGCTGCGGGTCGAACAGATCAAGAGCAGTGATATTGAAATCAAGGGCGGTAAAAAGGTCATGCAATATCGCGGTGGCTCCTTATCTATCTACGCCCTGGAAGAAGTGGCCAGCGTCGAAGCGCTTGAGGACAGAGAGGACCTGATTGTCATTATCTTCATTGTGGCTGGCCACCAGGTTGGTCTGCTGGCCGTGCCGCCAATCGATGTTGTGGAATTGGATCTGCAGATCGATGAAGAGACTCTCCGGCAGCCGGGCATCAGCGGTTCAGCCATTATCCATGATCAAACCACCTTGATGATCGATATATTCGGGTTTATGGCGGCCCTCAATCCCCAATGGTTTTTAGAACAGGCAGAAGAACTCCGGGAAACGACCAAGAGAGGTAAAGAGCTTGGCGCCAGTGCTAATACAGTCTTGCTGGTTGAGGACTCCAGGTTTTTTCTGGAGCAGGTCAAGCATTTTATTGAAGAGGAAGGCTATACAGTACTTGAAGCAATGGATGGATTTGAGGCCCTACAGGTTTTAGAAGACAATCTTGACCAGATATGCCTGGTGGTCACTGACATTGAGATGCCGAATATGGATGGTTTTGAACTTACCAGCCGCATCAAAAATGAGGAGCGCTTTAAGCATTTGCCTATCATAGCCTTAACTTCACTTGCAGGAGAAGAGGATGTTGCCAAGGGCCGAGAGGTGGGCGTTGATGATTATCAAGTCAAGCTCGATAAGGAGAATCTCAGTAAAAGCATCCGTAAGATGCTTAAACAAGGATAA
- a CDS encoding STAS domain-containing protein, whose protein sequence is MSKVTKDGDKVVVKPSQDIVASISKDFKGELKGLLDGGAKQMAVDLGKVKMIDSSGLGVLIAAHNSLQKLGASLELLNVSDDIRKLLQNMRLDKHFILQ, encoded by the coding sequence ATGAGCAAAGTGACAAAAGATGGAGACAAGGTGGTTGTTAAGCCTAGTCAGGATATTGTGGCTTCTATAAGCAAAGATTTTAAGGGGGAGTTAAAAGGACTTCTTGACGGTGGGGCGAAACAGATGGCGGTTGACCTTGGGAAGGTGAAGATGATCGATTCCTCGGGTCTGGGCGTGCTCATTGCAGCCCATAATTCACTGCAAAAGCTGGGCGCCAGTCTTGAACTGCTTAACGTTTCGGATGATATTCGGAAATTGCTGCAGAATATGCGGCTGGATAAACATTTCATCCTTCAATAA
- a CDS encoding ATP-binding protein, translated as MSGRYNKTKMNSGVHIAMSAQLDNIDRTCHDVDICLRELQLPDLSFDIQLGVREALTNAVKHGSQNDPSKQIIFQINKQENKVVIMVKDEGCGFVPFGTKPPKEGPLLCCGRGLNIMHHYFDKVTFNERGNEVVLVKGI; from the coding sequence ATGTCAGGGCGCTACAATAAAACAAAGATGAACTCTGGTGTTCATATTGCCATGTCAGCCCAGCTTGACAACATTGATAGGACCTGCCACGATGTAGATATCTGCCTCAGGGAGCTGCAGTTGCCAGATTTGTCCTTTGATATTCAACTTGGTGTACGCGAGGCGCTTACCAATGCGGTTAAACATGGTTCACAAAATGATCCCAGTAAACAGATTATCTTCCAGATCAACAAGCAGGAAAATAAAGTGGTCATTATGGTGAAAGATGAAGGGTGCGGTTTCGTTCCTTTTGGAACCAAACCGCCCAAAGAGGGGCCTCTGTTATGCTGTGGTCGAGGCCTTAACATCATGCACCACTACTTTGACAAGGTTACCTTTAATGAACGAGGCAATGAAGTGGTATTGGTGAAAGGAATATGA